The Xanthomonas sp. CFBP 8443 genome has a window encoding:
- a CDS encoding PhoH family protein, producing the protein MTIPAQRDFTLEPADTERLANLAGPFDAHLRQIELRLGVEISNRGNVYRVTGPATAVAAAETLLQALYAEADSVVFDDQAIHLRLNQANVDRVAQRAYEPQEVAIKVKRGTVRGRGANQAKYLHQITTHDINFGIGPAGTGKTFLAVASAVEALNESRVQRLILVRPAVEAGEKLGFLPGDLSQKVDPYLRPLYDALYEMLGVEKVVKLLEKNVIEIAPLAYMRGRTLNDAYVILDEAQNTTIEQMKMFLTRLGFGSTAVVTGDLTQIDLPKHVKSGLRDAIEVLHEVEGVSFTFFEARDVVRHPLVARIVNAYEKRDLTDKLTGPAA; encoded by the coding sequence ATGACCATCCCCGCACAACGCGATTTCACCCTGGAACCCGCCGACACCGAACGCCTGGCCAACCTGGCCGGGCCGTTCGACGCGCACCTGCGCCAGATCGAACTGCGCCTGGGCGTGGAGATCTCCAACCGCGGCAACGTGTACCGGGTCACTGGCCCGGCCACCGCGGTCGCCGCCGCGGAGACCTTGCTGCAGGCGCTGTACGCCGAGGCCGACAGCGTCGTATTCGACGACCAGGCCATCCACCTGCGGCTGAACCAGGCCAATGTCGACCGCGTCGCGCAGCGCGCCTACGAACCGCAGGAAGTGGCGATCAAGGTCAAGCGCGGCACCGTGCGCGGCCGCGGCGCCAACCAGGCCAAGTACCTGCACCAGATCACCACCCACGACATCAACTTCGGCATCGGCCCGGCCGGCACCGGCAAGACCTTCCTGGCGGTGGCCAGCGCGGTCGAGGCGCTGAACGAATCGCGCGTGCAGCGCCTGATCCTGGTGCGCCCGGCGGTGGAAGCCGGCGAGAAGCTCGGCTTCCTGCCGGGCGACCTGAGCCAGAAGGTCGACCCCTACCTGCGTCCGCTGTACGACGCGCTGTACGAGATGCTCGGCGTGGAAAAAGTGGTCAAGCTGCTGGAGAAGAACGTCATCGAGATCGCGCCGCTGGCCTACATGCGCGGCCGCACGCTCAACGATGCCTACGTGATCCTGGACGAGGCGCAGAACACCACCATCGAGCAGATGAAGATGTTCCTGACCCGGCTCGGCTTCGGCTCCACCGCGGTGGTCACCGGCGACCTGACCCAGATCGACCTGCCCAAGCACGTCAAGTCCGGCCTGCGCGATGCGATCGAGGTGCTGCACGAAGTCGAGGGCGTCAGCTTCACCTTCTTCGAGGCGCGCGACGTGGTGCGCCATCCGCTGGTGGCGCGCATCGTCAACGCCTACGAAAAGCGCGATCTCACCGACAAGCTGACCGGCCCGGCGGCGTGA
- the ybeY gene encoding rRNA maturation RNase YbeY, protein MTKGPVRLDVGVSYALPRAGLPAAASFRKWVAAALKGRIREADLAIRLVDAKEGRSLNHHYRGKDYATNVLSFPAELPEGLPKGVKLPLLGDLVICAPVVAREAAEQGKALNAHYAHLTVHGVLHLLGWDHEDDKEADAMEQLEREILADLGVDDPYAAEG, encoded by the coding sequence ATGACCAAAGGTCCGGTCCGCCTCGATGTCGGCGTCAGCTACGCCCTGCCCCGCGCCGGCTTGCCGGCGGCGGCGAGCTTCCGCAAATGGGTCGCCGCGGCGCTGAAGGGCCGCATCCGCGAAGCCGACCTGGCGATCCGCCTGGTCGACGCCAAGGAAGGCCGTTCGCTGAACCACCACTACCGCGGCAAGGACTACGCCACCAACGTGCTCAGCTTCCCGGCCGAGCTGCCCGAAGGCCTGCCCAAGGGAGTCAAGCTGCCGCTGCTCGGCGACCTGGTGATCTGCGCGCCGGTGGTGGCGCGCGAAGCCGCCGAACAGGGCAAGGCGCTCAACGCCCACTATGCGCACCTGACCGTGCACGGCGTGCTGCACCTGCTCGGCTGGGACCACGAGGACGACAAGGAGGCCGACGCGATGGAGCAACTGGAGCGCGAGATCCTGGCCGACCTGGGCGTGGACGATCCCTACGCCGCGGAAGGCTGA
- a CDS encoding transporter associated domain-containing protein, with the protein MSEDDSSSSPPETHEKRRGWLERLSSVFSGDPHTRDDLVEVLRDAQHDGLIAADTLRMMEGALSVSELTVGDVMVSRSQMVSLSAEARFLDLMKQVVESGHSRFPVHGENKDDILGILLAKDLLRGVVADHGPGTVRELLRPAVLIPESKKLNVLLKEFRLSRNHMAIVVDEYGGVAGLVTIEDVLEQIVGEIDDEHDDAEDEASLIAAQADGQYVVDALTPIEDFNERFGADFPDDDYDTVGGLVTEAIGHLPETGEELTLGRFAFRVARADARRVQAFHVTILPPGPQEDA; encoded by the coding sequence ATGTCAGAAGACGACTCTAGTAGCTCCCCTCCGGAAACCCACGAAAAACGCCGCGGCTGGCTGGAACGCCTGAGCTCGGTCTTCTCCGGCGACCCGCACACCCGCGACGACCTGGTCGAGGTGCTGCGCGACGCCCAGCACGACGGGCTGATCGCCGCCGATACGCTGCGCATGATGGAAGGCGCGCTGTCGGTGTCCGAACTCACCGTCGGCGACGTGATGGTCTCGCGCTCGCAGATGGTCTCCCTGTCCGCCGAAGCGCGCTTCCTCGACCTGATGAAGCAGGTGGTCGAATCCGGCCATTCGCGCTTCCCGGTGCACGGCGAGAACAAGGACGACATCCTCGGCATCCTGCTGGCCAAGGACCTGCTGCGCGGCGTGGTCGCCGACCACGGCCCCGGCACGGTGCGCGAACTGCTGCGCCCGGCGGTGCTGATCCCCGAGTCGAAGAAGCTCAACGTGCTGCTCAAGGAGTTCCGGCTCTCGCGCAACCACATGGCGATCGTGGTCGACGAGTACGGCGGTGTCGCCGGGCTGGTCACCATCGAGGACGTGCTGGAGCAGATCGTCGGCGAGATCGACGACGAGCACGACGACGCCGAGGACGAGGCCTCGCTGATCGCCGCGCAGGCCGACGGCCAGTACGTGGTCGACGCGCTGACCCCGATCGAGGATTTCAACGAGCGCTTCGGCGCCGACTTCCCCGACGACGACTACGACACCGTCGGCGGCCTGGTCACCGAGGCCATCGGCCATCTGCCGGAAACCGGCGAGGAACTGACCCTGGGGCGCTTCGCGTTCCGCGTGGCCCGCGCCGACGCGCGCCGGGTGCAGGCGTTCCACGTCACCATCCTGCCGCCCGGCCCGCAGGAAGACGCTTGA
- a CDS encoding DUF4105 domain-containing protein yields MAPATAPVAAAPDADADAPAPRIGVATMQPGEVFFERFGHDAIVVVDPRSGQATSYNFGFFDPSEPDFVSRFAAGDMMYYLVALPLQEDLAQYRDAGRGVDIQWLDMEPAQARALQAALTWRARPENARYRYDYYTANCATMVRDALDRALDGALHAQLSGRSRGNTYRSESVRLASPAPWMWLGFDLGLGPFADKPLSRWEEAFVPMRLAESLGEVRNRAGRPLVQARQQVLPQRLAPEPKERLRHWWPWLLAGLLVAAGVLALARRPRRLAALALPFWLLCALGGGVLLYLWGFSDHRAAWANRNLLLLDPLCLPLLAGAVTLLRGRQPGRWFGVLLWTVVALAGAALLIHWLSMLQPQFNLQWIALLLPVHAALAWAFTRRRLQR; encoded by the coding sequence CTGGCGCCCGCCACGGCGCCGGTCGCCGCTGCGCCCGACGCGGACGCCGATGCGCCGGCGCCGCGCATCGGCGTGGCCACGATGCAGCCGGGCGAGGTGTTCTTCGAACGCTTCGGCCACGACGCGATCGTGGTGGTGGACCCGCGCAGCGGCCAGGCGACCTCGTACAACTTCGGCTTCTTCGACCCCAGCGAACCGGACTTCGTCAGCCGCTTCGCCGCCGGCGACATGATGTATTACCTGGTCGCCCTGCCGCTGCAGGAGGACCTGGCGCAGTACCGCGACGCCGGCCGCGGCGTGGACATCCAGTGGCTGGACATGGAACCGGCGCAGGCGCGCGCGCTGCAGGCCGCGCTGACCTGGCGCGCGCGTCCGGAGAACGCGCGCTACCGCTACGACTACTACACCGCCAACTGCGCCACCATGGTCCGCGACGCGCTGGACCGGGCGCTGGACGGCGCGCTGCACGCGCAGCTGTCCGGGCGTTCGCGCGGCAACACCTACCGCAGCGAATCGGTGCGCCTTGCCTCGCCGGCGCCGTGGATGTGGCTGGGCTTCGACCTGGGCCTGGGCCCGTTCGCGGACAAGCCGCTGTCGCGCTGGGAAGAGGCGTTCGTGCCGATGCGCCTGGCCGAGAGCCTGGGCGAAGTGCGCAACCGCGCCGGGCGCCCGCTGGTGCAGGCGCGCCAGCAGGTGTTGCCGCAGCGGCTGGCGCCGGAACCGAAGGAACGACTGCGGCACTGGTGGCCGTGGCTGCTGGCCGGGCTGCTGGTCGCCGCCGGCGTGCTCGCGCTGGCGCGGCGGCCGCGCCGGCTGGCGGCGCTTGCCCTGCCGTTCTGGCTGCTGTGCGCGCTCGGCGGCGGCGTGCTGCTGTATCTGTGGGGCTTCAGCGACCACCGCGCGGCCTGGGCCAATCGCAACCTGCTGCTGCTCGACCCGCTGTGCCTGCCGCTGCTGGCCGGCGCGGTGACGCTGCTGCGCGGGCGCCAGCCCGGGCGCTGGTTCGGCGTGCTGCTGTGGACGGTGGTCGCGCTGGCCGGCGCGGCGCTGTTGATCCACTGGCTGTCGATGCTGCAGCCGCAGTTCAACCTGCAGTGGATCGCCCTGCTGCTGCCGGTGCATGCGGCACTGGCCTGGGCGTTCACGCGGCGCCGCTTGCAGCGCTGA
- the corA gene encoding magnesium/cobalt transporter CorA, whose translation MASVPENPACVINCVHYDGHGRRHDIALERISDVLAEDDGFVWVGMYEPGDDVLQKLQEEFQLHDLAIEDTRMAHQRPKVEAYGNSLFLAVHTAQVIDERIVYGETHAFLGARFLLTVRHGASLPYAPVRERLEREKALMQLGPSYALYAVLDYIVDNYQPILDEFRQSLERLEKDIFAEAYRRDTAIRLYELKRELNQMRLGVAPLQDVLSHLKRNPGPLIPDEVRLYLRDVLDHAVRTNEAIDTLREMLGTALSVNLSLVTLAQGETVKRLGAWAALLAAPTLITSWYGMNFKLMPELEWPWAYPLMIGGVAVVCVGMYLAFKRARWL comes from the coding sequence ATGGCCTCTGTCCCCGAAAACCCCGCCTGCGTCATCAACTGCGTGCACTACGACGGCCACGGCCGCCGCCACGACATCGCCCTGGAGCGGATCAGCGACGTGCTGGCCGAAGACGACGGCTTCGTCTGGGTCGGCATGTACGAGCCCGGCGACGACGTGCTGCAGAAGCTGCAGGAAGAATTCCAGCTGCACGACCTGGCGATCGAAGACACGCGCATGGCGCACCAGCGGCCCAAGGTCGAGGCCTACGGCAATTCGTTGTTTCTGGCGGTGCACACCGCGCAGGTGATCGACGAGCGCATCGTCTACGGCGAGACCCACGCCTTCCTCGGCGCGCGCTTCCTGCTGACCGTGCGCCACGGCGCCTCGCTGCCGTACGCGCCGGTGCGCGAGCGGCTGGAACGCGAGAAGGCGCTGATGCAGCTCGGGCCGTCCTACGCGCTGTACGCGGTGCTGGACTACATCGTCGACAACTACCAGCCGATCCTGGACGAATTCCGGCAGAGCCTGGAGCGCCTGGAGAAGGACATCTTCGCCGAGGCCTACCGGCGCGACACCGCGATCCGCCTGTACGAACTCAAGCGCGAGCTCAACCAGATGCGTCTGGGCGTGGCGCCGCTGCAGGACGTGCTCTCGCACCTCAAGCGCAATCCCGGGCCGCTGATTCCCGACGAAGTGCGGCTGTACCTGCGCGACGTGCTAGACCACGCGGTGCGCACCAACGAGGCCATCGACACCTTGCGCGAGATGCTCGGCACCGCGCTGAGCGTGAACCTGTCGCTGGTGACCCTGGCCCAGGGCGAGACGGTCAAGCGCCTCGGCGCCTGGGCCGCCCTGCTCGCCGCCCCGACCCTGATCACCAGCTGGTACGGCATGAATTTCAAGCTGATGCCGGAACTGGAATGGCCCTGGGCCTACCCGCTGATGATCGGCGGCGTGGCCGTGGTCTGCGTGGGAATGTATCTGGCGTTCAAGCGGGCGCGGTGGCTGTGA
- a CDS encoding NAD-dependent succinate-semialdehyde dehydrogenase, which translates to MPHDTVNPATGKVDYSLELMDAAAVEQRLALAAQAFPAWAATPLQQRGALLQKVGAQLRARREEIQRLMTAEMGKLRKEALAEIDKCADACDYYAEHAADYLRDVQVATDAQRSYVRYEPLGCVLAVMPWNFPIWQVFRFLAPALMAGNVALLKHASNVPRCADAIQAALAAAGVPAGVFDVLHIDNDQAAEVLRDPRIAAVTLTGSERAGRSIAANAGGQLKKCVMELGGSDAFVVLDDADLDTTVAAAVKSRFDNAGQTCIAAKRFVVVDAIADEFVRRFVAAAAERRLGDPQDEATTLAPLARQDLRDELHKQVQASLAKGATALLGGAPDTSTHAGYPATILDNVAPGMPAYDEELFGPVAAILRVADEEEAVRVANDTSFGLGGSVWSADRDRGERVARQLQCGAAFVNAIVKSDVRLPFGGIKRSGFGRELAEHGIHEFMNIKSVYVG; encoded by the coding sequence ATGCCTCACGACACCGTCAATCCCGCCACCGGCAAGGTCGACTATTCCCTCGAACTGATGGACGCCGCCGCCGTCGAGCAGCGCCTGGCCTTGGCCGCGCAGGCGTTCCCGGCATGGGCGGCGACGCCGCTGCAACAGCGCGGCGCGCTGCTGCAGAAAGTCGGTGCGCAGCTGCGCGCACGCCGCGAGGAGATCCAGCGGCTGATGACCGCGGAGATGGGCAAGCTGCGCAAGGAAGCGCTGGCCGAGATCGACAAGTGCGCCGACGCCTGCGATTACTATGCCGAACATGCCGCGGACTACCTGCGCGACGTGCAGGTGGCCACCGATGCGCAGCGCAGCTACGTGCGCTACGAGCCGCTGGGCTGCGTGCTGGCGGTGATGCCGTGGAATTTCCCGATCTGGCAGGTATTCCGCTTCCTGGCGCCGGCGCTGATGGCCGGCAACGTGGCGTTGCTCAAGCACGCCAGCAACGTGCCGCGCTGCGCCGATGCGATCCAGGCGGCGCTGGCCGCCGCCGGCGTGCCGGCCGGCGTGTTCGACGTGCTGCACATCGACAACGACCAGGCCGCCGAGGTGCTGCGCGACCCGCGCATCGCCGCGGTGACGCTGACCGGCAGCGAGCGCGCCGGCCGCTCGATCGCCGCCAACGCCGGCGGGCAGCTGAAGAAGTGCGTGATGGAACTCGGCGGCAGCGATGCCTTCGTGGTGCTGGACGACGCCGACCTGGACACGACCGTGGCCGCGGCGGTGAAGTCGCGCTTCGACAATGCCGGGCAGACCTGCATCGCGGCCAAGCGCTTCGTAGTGGTGGACGCCATCGCCGACGAATTCGTGCGCCGTTTCGTCGCCGCCGCCGCCGAGCGCCGGCTCGGCGATCCACAGGACGAGGCGACCACGCTGGCGCCGCTGGCGCGGCAGGACCTGCGCGACGAACTGCACAAGCAGGTGCAGGCCAGCCTCGCCAAGGGCGCCACGGCGCTGCTCGGCGGCGCGCCGGATACCAGCACCCACGCCGGCTACCCGGCCACGATCCTGGACAACGTCGCGCCGGGCATGCCCGCCTACGACGAGGAACTGTTCGGCCCGGTCGCCGCGATCCTGCGCGTGGCCGACGAAGAAGAGGCGGTGCGCGTGGCCAACGACACCAGCTTCGGCCTGGGCGGCAGCGTGTGGAGCGCCGACCGCGATCGCGGCGAACGCGTCGCCCGTCAGCTGCAGTGCGGCGCCGCCTTCGTCAACGCCATCGTCAAGAGCGACGTGCGCCTGCCGTTCGGCGGCATCAAGCGCTCCGGCTTCGGCCGCGAACTGGCCGAGCACGGGATCCATGAGTTCATGAATATCAAGTCGGTGTATGTGGGGTGA
- a CDS encoding ABC transporter permease subunit, giving the protein MSGAGALRGGRVLRWTVLTGGFAFLYLPILLLMVYSFNSSKLATVWAGFSTKWYGELLRDRQILQAAWISLKVAFWTATAAMVIGTLAAMVMTRFRRFPSKSLFGALVTAPLVMPEVIIGLSIMMMLVSMGGLIGIPPKGVTAIWAAHVTFTLSFVTVVVSSRLQELDRSLEEAAMDLGANRLKVFFLITLPIIAPALVSGWLLAFTLSLDDVVIANFVAGPNSTTLPMTVFSSVRMGLKPKINALATLMVLAVSLAAFVGWWLMARSEKRRQRDIQLALQQGG; this is encoded by the coding sequence GTGAGCGGCGCGGGCGCGCTGCGCGGCGGGCGGGTGCTGCGCTGGACGGTGCTGACCGGCGGCTTCGCCTTCCTGTACCTGCCGATCCTGCTGTTGATGGTGTATTCGTTCAATTCCTCCAAGCTGGCCACGGTGTGGGCCGGGTTCTCGACCAAGTGGTACGGTGAACTGCTGCGCGACCGGCAGATCCTGCAGGCGGCGTGGATCAGCCTGAAGGTCGCGTTCTGGACCGCCACCGCGGCGATGGTGATCGGCACGCTGGCGGCGATGGTGATGACCCGCTTCCGCCGCTTCCCCAGCAAGAGCCTGTTCGGCGCGCTGGTGACCGCGCCGCTGGTGATGCCGGAGGTGATCATCGGCCTGTCGATCATGATGATGCTGGTGTCGATGGGCGGGCTGATCGGCATCCCGCCCAAGGGCGTGACCGCGATCTGGGCCGCGCACGTCACCTTCACCCTGTCCTTCGTCACCGTGGTGGTGTCCTCGCGCCTGCAGGAACTGGACCGCTCGCTGGAAGAGGCGGCGATGGACCTGGGCGCGAACCGGCTCAAGGTGTTCTTCCTGATCACCTTGCCGATCATCGCGCCGGCGCTGGTGTCCGGCTGGCTGCTGGCGTTCACCCTGTCGCTGGACGACGTGGTGATCGCCAATTTCGTCGCCGGCCCCAATTCGACCACGCTGCCGATGACCGTGTTCTCCTCGGTGCGGATGGGGCTGAAGCCGAAGATCAACGCATTGGCCACGCTGATGGTGCTGGCGGTGTCGCTCGCCGCGTTCGTTGGCTGGTGGCTGATGGCGCGCAGCGAGAAGCGCCGCCAGCGCGACATCCAACTGGCGTTGCAGCAGGGCGGGTAG
- a CDS encoding ABC transporter permease subunit — MSAPAASAAPAAPPMPPRRTLLQRLRRLPGARWAVIAAPYLWLLLFFAIPFLIVLRISFAEQAISSPPYSALLDYSDGVLTLKFTLQNYLALFRDSQYIAAYWGSIKIAGISTLLTLLIGYPMAYVIARMSPASRNIAMMLVVLPSWTSFLIRVYAWIGILDSNGVLNRTLLALGLIEQPLRILYTPIAAYIGIVYCYLPFMVLPLYATLVKQDHRLLEAAYDLGARPWKAFLTITLPMSRPGIVAGCMLVMIPAVGEFVIPEMLGGPDTLMIGRVLWGEFFNNRDWPAASAVAIAMLALLMVPILIFNRYQQRQLEGGQA, encoded by the coding sequence ATGAGCGCGCCCGCCGCCTCGGCCGCGCCTGCCGCGCCCCCCATGCCGCCGCGGCGCACGCTGCTGCAGCGCCTGCGGCGCCTGCCCGGCGCGCGCTGGGCGGTGATCGCCGCGCCGTACCTGTGGCTGCTGCTGTTCTTCGCGATCCCGTTCCTGATCGTGTTGCGCATCTCCTTCGCCGAGCAGGCGATCAGCAGCCCGCCGTACAGTGCGCTGCTGGACTACAGCGACGGCGTGCTGACGCTGAAGTTCACCCTGCAGAACTACCTGGCGCTGTTTCGCGACAGCCAATACATCGCCGCCTACTGGGGCTCGATCAAGATCGCCGGGATCTCGACCTTGTTGACCCTGCTGATCGGCTATCCGATGGCCTACGTGATCGCGCGCATGTCGCCGGCGTCGCGCAACATCGCGATGATGCTGGTGGTGCTGCCGTCGTGGACTTCGTTCCTGATCCGCGTCTATGCCTGGATCGGCATCCTCGACAGCAACGGGGTGCTCAACCGCACGCTGCTGGCGCTGGGGCTGATCGAGCAGCCGCTGCGGATCCTGTACACGCCTATCGCCGCCTACATCGGCATCGTCTACTGCTATCTGCCGTTCATGGTGTTGCCGCTGTACGCCACGCTGGTCAAGCAGGACCACCGCCTGCTGGAAGCCGCCTACGACCTGGGCGCGCGGCCGTGGAAGGCGTTCTTGACCATCACCCTGCCGATGTCGCGCCCGGGCATCGTCGCCGGCTGCATGCTGGTGATGATTCCGGCGGTGGGCGAGTTCGTGATCCCGGAAATGCTCGGCGGCCCGGACACGCTGATGATCGGCCGGGTGCTGTGGGGCGAGTTCTTCAACAACCGCGACTGGCCGGCGGCCTCGGCGGTGGCGATCGCGATGCTGGCGCTGCTGATGGTGCCGATCCTGATCTTCAACCGCTACCAGCAGCGCCAGCTCGAAGGCGGTCAGGCGTGA
- the potA gene encoding polyamine ABC transporter ATP-binding protein: protein MALSEANSDLPPAAIPAAAAPPAKGSGYLSIAGLRKEFDGFVALDDVDLDIRKGEIFALLGGSGSGKSTLLRCLGGFEQPSRGRIVLDGQPLDDLPPYERPLNMMFQSYALFPHMTVEQNIAFGLKQDGLSRAAIAKRVGEMLELVRLDKLGKRKPHQLSGGQQQRVALARSLAKGPKLLLLDEPMGALDKKLRSQMQLELVNIIETSGVTCVMVTHDQEEAMTMATRIALMDAGWIQQVGTPDEIYEQPANRFAAEFIGSVNLIDAVIDEDLPEYVTLRTGAFADSIYVGHGITGITGQPVSFAVRPEKLGIGKQAPAQAHNKAQGTIEDIAYFGSHSVYHVRLPSGFKLMANFTNQQRWASDNLTWGDAVWVWWGDNDGVVLTA, encoded by the coding sequence ATGGCGTTGAGCGAAGCGAACTCCGATCTTCCGCCGGCTGCGATTCCGGCCGCCGCGGCGCCACCGGCCAAGGGCAGCGGTTACCTGTCCATCGCCGGCCTGCGTAAGGAGTTCGACGGCTTCGTCGCGCTCGACGACGTCGACCTGGATATCCGCAAGGGCGAGATCTTCGCGCTGCTCGGCGGCTCCGGCAGCGGCAAGTCCACGCTGCTGCGCTGCCTGGGCGGGTTCGAACAGCCCAGCCGCGGCCGCATCGTGCTCGACGGCCAGCCGCTGGACGATCTGCCGCCGTACGAGCGCCCGCTCAACATGATGTTCCAGTCCTATGCGCTGTTCCCGCACATGACGGTGGAGCAGAACATCGCCTTCGGGCTGAAGCAGGACGGACTGTCGCGCGCGGCCATCGCCAAGCGCGTGGGCGAGATGCTGGAGCTGGTGCGGCTGGACAAGCTCGGCAAGCGCAAGCCGCACCAGCTCTCCGGCGGCCAGCAGCAGCGCGTGGCGCTGGCGCGCTCGCTGGCCAAGGGGCCCAAGCTGCTGCTGCTGGACGAGCCGATGGGCGCGCTGGACAAGAAGCTGCGCTCGCAGATGCAGCTGGAACTGGTCAACATCATCGAAACCTCCGGGGTGACCTGCGTGATGGTTACCCACGACCAGGAGGAGGCGATGACCATGGCCACCCGCATCGCGCTGATGGACGCCGGCTGGATCCAGCAGGTCGGCACCCCCGACGAGATCTACGAGCAGCCGGCCAACCGCTTCGCCGCCGAGTTCATCGGCTCGGTGAACCTGATCGACGCGGTCATCGACGAGGACCTGCCGGAGTACGTGACCCTGCGCACCGGCGCGTTTGCCGACAGCATCTACGTCGGCCACGGCATCACCGGCATCACCGGCCAGCCGGTGTCGTTCGCGGTGCGCCCGGAGAAGCTGGGCATCGGCAAGCAGGCGCCGGCGCAGGCGCACAACAAGGCGCAGGGCACGATCGAGGACATCGCCTACTTCGGCAGCCATTCGGTCTACCACGTGCGCCTGCCCAGCGGCTTCAAGCTGATGGCCAACTTCACCAACCAGCAGCGCTGGGCCAGCGACAACCTGACCTGGGGCGATGCGGTATGGGTGTGGTGGGGCGACAACGACGGCGTGGTGCTGACCGCATGA
- a CDS encoding efflux transporter outer membrane subunit: protein MAQRFPRVLVPAALPLLLSACMLGPDYVKPPPVAAAAQAQPQLHRADAVAAAAGVVPAPPPQRWWETLQDPQLNLLVEQALQNSPNLRAAQAKLRASRALVRQRHAEQLPSVGANAAYLNARAPDALADGLGSIAAGSGQQLAIDPRAELYSVGFDASWELDFFGRRRRASEGALADAQADEAELADTQVQLAAEVGQAYLGYRATRERIAIAQRNLEAARQTVQLTRQRRERGADADLQVERAQAQLQQQEAVLPDLQAQAKEALDQLALMIGREPGALDAALAADRPLPTLPAVVPVDDAGSLIRRRPDVRRAERQLASSSAQIGQALSAYFPQVTLLGNIGMAATSPGDLGSDAINSVVAPFLRWSIFDFGATRAKVEQARAGNDARLAAYEGTVLAALQDANSALARFGAARQQALAAAKAEASADRSAALLQQRYAAGASSLIDALDVQRQQASAQDSAVQARTQVLLRYVALQKSLGLGWAPPPAPPTQ from the coding sequence ATGGCCCAGCGCTTTCCCCGTGTTCTCGTCCCTGCCGCGTTGCCGCTGCTGTTGTCGGCGTGCATGCTCGGCCCGGACTACGTGAAGCCGCCGCCGGTGGCCGCGGCGGCGCAGGCGCAGCCGCAGCTGCATCGCGCCGACGCGGTCGCCGCGGCCGCCGGCGTGGTGCCCGCGCCGCCGCCGCAGCGCTGGTGGGAGACGCTGCAGGATCCGCAGTTGAACCTGCTCGTCGAGCAGGCATTGCAGAACAGCCCGAACCTGCGCGCGGCGCAGGCCAAGCTGCGCGCCTCGCGCGCGCTGGTGCGGCAACGCCATGCCGAACAGCTGCCCAGCGTCGGCGCCAACGCCGCCTATCTCAACGCCAGGGCGCCGGATGCGCTGGCCGACGGTCTGGGATCGATCGCCGCCGGCAGCGGCCAGCAACTGGCGATCGACCCGCGCGCGGAGTTGTACAGCGTCGGCTTCGACGCCAGTTGGGAACTGGATTTCTTCGGCCGCCGCCGCCGCGCCAGCGAAGGCGCGCTGGCCGACGCGCAGGCCGACGAGGCTGAGCTGGCCGACACTCAGGTGCAGCTGGCCGCCGAAGTGGGCCAGGCTTACCTGGGCTATCGCGCGACCCGCGAGCGCATCGCCATCGCCCAGCGCAACCTAGAAGCGGCGCGGCAGACCGTGCAGTTGACCCGGCAGCGCCGCGAACGCGGCGCCGATGCCGACCTGCAGGTGGAGCGCGCGCAGGCGCAGCTGCAGCAGCAGGAAGCGGTGCTGCCGGACCTGCAGGCGCAGGCGAAGGAAGCGCTGGACCAGCTGGCGCTGATGATCGGCCGCGAACCGGGGGCGCTCGACGCCGCCCTGGCCGCGGACCGGCCGCTGCCGACGCTGCCGGCGGTGGTGCCGGTGGACGATGCCGGTTCGCTGATCCGCCGCCGCCCGGACGTGCGCCGCGCCGAGCGCCAGCTGGCGTCCTCGTCGGCGCAGATCGGGCAGGCGCTGAGCGCGTACTTCCCGCAGGTCACCCTGCTCGGCAACATCGGCATGGCCGCGACCTCGCCGGGCGATCTCGGCAGCGACGCGATCAACAGCGTGGTGGCGCCGTTCCTGCGCTGGTCGATCTTCGATTTCGGCGCGACCCGGGCCAAGGTCGAACAGGCCCGCGCCGGCAACGACGCGCGCCTGGCCGCCTACGAAGGCACCGTGCTGGCCGCGCTGCAGGACGCCAACAGCGCGCTGGCGCGGTTCGGCGCCGCGCGCCAGCAGGCGCTGGCCGCGGCCAAGGCCGAAGCCTCGGCGGACCGTTCCGCGGCGCTGCTGCAGCAGCGCTATGCGGCCGGCGCCTCGTCGCTGATCGATGCGCTGGACGTGCAGCGCCAGCAGGCCTCGGCGCAGGACAGCGCGGTGCAGGCGCGGACCCAGGTGCTGCTGCGCTACGTGGCACTGCAGAAGAGCCTGGGCCTGGGTTGGGCGCCGCCACCAGCGCCGCCGACGCAGTAG